The Pectobacterium sp. A5351 genome contains the following window.
CCCGGCGGCAGCAGGTTTTTCGCCGCCGTGCCGGTTCCCTGAAAAACGGCTTCGATAATCGCCGGTTTGTTAATCGCCATCGTTAACGCCTGCCGCACTTTCACATTATCAGTCGGCGCTTTTTGGGTGTTAAATGACAGGAAACCGGTATTCAATCCGGCCTTTTGCATCAGCACGATATCTTTGTTCTCTTTCATGCGCGGCAAGTCGGCAGGATTAGGGAACGGCATCACCTGACATTCATTCTTTTCCAGCTTGGCATAACGCACAGAAGCGTCCGGCGTGATGGTGAAAATCAGCCGATCCAGTTTCGCTTTGCCTTCCCAATAAGCAGGAAACGCCTTAAACAGAATGCGGGAATCTTTTTGATACTGAGCCAATTCAAAAGGTCCGGTGCCAATTGGCTCCATATCCACGCGTTCCGGCGTCCCGGCTTTGAGCATCGCGTCGGCATATTCCGCAGAGAGAATAGACGCGAAGTACCAGGCTAAATCGGCCAGAAACGGCGCTTCCGCATGGGAGAGCGTAAAGCGCACCGTATGGTCGTCCACTTTTTCGATGCTCTGAATCAGCGAACCAAAGGACAAACTTTCAAAATTGGCATAAGTGCCTTTTGAGACGCTGTGGTAAGGGTGCTGCGGGTCTTTTTGCCGCATGAAGGAGAAAACCACATCGTCGGCGGTAAAATCACGCGAGGGTTTGAAAAATTTGTTGCTCTGGAACTTCACGCCTTTACGCAGATGAAAGGTATACACGCGTCCATCGGCACTGATGTCCCAACGCTCTGCCAGACTCGGCACCAGCTCCGTGGTGCCCACTTTGAAATCCACCAGACGGTTATAAATCGGCACCGCACTAGCATCCACGCTAGTGCCAGAGGTGTAAAGCTGCGGATTAAAATTTTCCGGCGATCCTTCAGAGCAATACACCAGTGTGTTAGCCGATGCCGCAGAAGCGACCGCCAGCGTCAACGCGGCTAATGTGAATCGTATTCCTGTTTTTTTCATTCCAGTCCTCGCTTGTAGTGTTATTCGTGTCCCATTTAGTGTTATTCGTGTCCCGTTTACTGCATTTGCTTTCTGACTGCCGCTGTCTGAAATAGAAAAGCATGGCAATAAAATGACAAATAAAACCCTCGAATGAAATAATTTCTACGTTAGGATAATAATTAACGCTATCACTGAATAAACGTACTGAATAAAAAGGATTCGTTATGACAGACAGTCTGGCTCATCAGCTCAGCACGCGTTTTTACCGTTACCTCGCCATTACCAGCCAAAGCGATGCCAGCTCGACAACGTTGCCCAGTACCCCGGAACAGCATGAGATGGCGCGAGTGCTGGCGGACGAACTGCGTGCGCTGGGTTTGCAAGATGTCGTGATTGATGAGCATGCCACCGTAACAGCCGTGAAACCGGGCAACTGTCCGTCCGCGCCGCGCATCGGTTTTATTACCCATATCGATACGGTGGACGTCGGCCTGTCGCCGCATATTCACCCGCAGACGCTGCACTTTACCGGTGAAGACCTGTGCCTGAATGCCAAACAGGACATCTGGTTGCACACGGCGGAACACCCGGAAATTCTGCCGTATGTTGGGCAGGACATTATATTCAGCGATGGCACCAGCGTACTCGGCGCGGACAACAAGGCCGCCGTTACCGTGGTGATGACACTCATGGAGAATCTGAGCGACGCCACGCCGCACGGCGATATCGTGGTGGCCTTTGTGCCGGACGAAGAAATTGGGCTGCGCGGTGCGAAAGCGCTCGATCTCAAACGCTTCGATGTCGATTTTGCCTACACCATCGACTGCTGCGAACTGGGTGAAGTAGTGTATGAGAACTTCAATGCGGCCTCGGCGGAAATTCGCTTTACCGGCGTGCCAGCGCACCCGATGTCGGCAAAAGGCGTGTTGGTCAATCCGCTGCTCATGGCGCACGATTTTATCAGCCAGTTTGATCGCCAGCAGACGCCGGAGCACACCGAGGGGCGTGAAGGCTATGTCTGGTTTAACGATCTGACGGCAAATGCCAATGAAGCGAAGCTCAAAGCGTCTATCCGCGATTTTGATTTAGCCACGTTTGAACAACGTAAGCGGCAGATCGGCGCAATTGCCGACAAGATTGCTGCCCAGTACCCGACGGGCAGCGTGACCTATACCCTCACCGATATCTACAGCAATATCAGCAACGCCATCACCGACGATCGCCGGGCTATCGACCTGCTGTTTGCCGCACTGGACACACTGGGTATTGAACCCAAAGTGACGCCAATGCGTGGCGGCACGGACGGCGCTGCGCTGTCCGCCAAAGGGGTGCTGACGCCGAACTTCTTTACCGGCGCACACAATTTCCACTCGCGGTTTGAGTTTTTACCCGTGCCGTCATTTGTGAAATCGTATGAAGTGGCATTGCATTTATGCCTGCTAGCAGCGAAATAATCGCCTAGTCTCTTGACGAAACGGGGCAAGAATACCCCGTTTTTATTTTATTCCGTTAGATCGATGGTGGAGGCACCTGGTGCGTTCTTTTTCACCGACTCAATGCCATTTTCACGCGCCTGCACAGAACTGTAAGTTTCACTACGACCAATGACCTGATGGTTCGCCGCTTTCAAGGTGAAGTAAGGGGAACCGTCTTTGGCCGTCAAACGCTCATAACGCGCGTCGTGTGGCGCATTATCTTTGACCGACTCAATGCCGTTTTTCACATTGGCTTTCGACGTATAACCTTCGCTCGCCAAAATCGGCTCACCATTTCCCGCCTTAAGGCGAAAATAAAACTGGCTATTCTTGCCACTAAAAATTTCGAATTTCGCACTCATCTTAACCCCCAAAGAATCATCTACAGGCGAAAGTGCCTGAGTAAAGCGTAGCGATGAATGACAAAGCGTCAACTTGCTGCAGGGGGGGTTATTATCTCGAGATACGGATTTGACCGCACAGTCGGCCACGGCAAAATAACGCGATAAAAAGGGAGCCGTCTGGTTAATACCGATCGTTTAAGGATCAGTTGAACGATCCAGCCGTTGGTGTAAAAAGGTTCATGACATGCATTGACCTTTTTTTATGCAACTTTCTCAGGCTCTTGGCATTATCAGTCTTACTGCGCCGGAACAGATCCACACTCTGGCTGATCTCCTACCCGTTAGCATGATTGAACAGGCATTAACGCTCACTGATACCGTCACGCTGCGCAAACGAAAACTCCCCCTTGAGTCCATGGTGTGGCTGGTGATTGGCATGGCCGTATTCAATCAGCGCCCTCTTTCCCATATCGTTAATCTCATGGATATCGCTGAGCGCTCCGGCACCCCGTTCATCGCCCCCAGTTCAGTCATACAACGGCGACAGACGCTCGGTGAGGCGGATGTCAACGAGGTGCGGCTGGCAGCAGAGCTGACCGGAAAAACACCAGATAACGGCATTACCCTGTTCGATAAAGGGTTTTACTCCGTCGGTTTACTGCATCACTGGCGAACAGCAGGGGAAAATCGGCACTGGCTGCTGCCGTTGAAGAAAAATACGCAATACGAAGTGATAAGCAAGCTGGGCAGGCAAGACAGACTGGTACGGATAAAGACATCGCCACAGGCGCGTAAACAATGGGCGACGCTGCCGGAGAGCATCACAGCCCGGTTGTTAACGAAGACGATAGAGGGAAAAACGCGAGAGGTGCTTACGTCACTGACGGATCCGATGCGTTATCCGGCGGCGGAGGTGAACGCACTTTACGCTCACCGATGGGAAATCGAGTTGGGATATCGCGAGACGAAACAAGGCTTGCTGGGTAACAGGTGGAATTTACGGAGCAGACTGCCGGAAATGGTGAGGCAGGAGTTGTGGGGCGTGCTGTTGACGTACAATCTGGTGCGTTATCAGATGGTGAAAATGGCGTTTATGCTGAAAGGAGATTACCTGCCGTATCAGTTGAGCTTCAGCGGCACCCTGACGGAAATCTGGCGATTACTTATCGGTCTGCCGGGTTCATCGCCGGGTGCGATGCCGGGACATCTGAAGCATTTTTATGAGCAGGCAATCTATCTGGTATTGCCGTTACGAAGAGAGCGAAGTTACCCCCGAGAAATCAGGGGAAGACGAGCGAAATATCCGTTAAAAAACAATGCTGATCACCTTAAGTGACCAGCATTAGCCGTCT
Protein-coding sequences here:
- a CDS encoding YegP family protein encodes the protein MSAKFEIFSGKNSQFYFRLKAGNGEPILASEGYTSKANVKNGIESVKDNAPHDARYERLTAKDGSPYFTLKAANHQVIGRSETYSSVQARENGIESVKKNAPGASTIDLTE
- the pepT gene encoding peptidase T, which translates into the protein MTDSLAHQLSTRFYRYLAITSQSDASSTTLPSTPEQHEMARVLADELRALGLQDVVIDEHATVTAVKPGNCPSAPRIGFITHIDTVDVGLSPHIHPQTLHFTGEDLCLNAKQDIWLHTAEHPEILPYVGQDIIFSDGTSVLGADNKAAVTVVMTLMENLSDATPHGDIVVAFVPDEEIGLRGAKALDLKRFDVDFAYTIDCCELGEVVYENFNAASAEIRFTGVPAHPMSAKGVLVNPLLMAHDFISQFDRQQTPEHTEGREGYVWFNDLTANANEAKLKASIRDFDLATFEQRKRQIGAIADKIAAQYPTGSVTYTLTDIYSNISNAITDDRRAIDLLFAALDTLGIEPKVTPMRGGTDGAALSAKGVLTPNFFTGAHNFHSRFEFLPVPSFVKSYEVALHLCLLAAK
- a CDS encoding IS4 family transposase, yielding MQLSQALGIISLTAPEQIHTLADLLPVSMIEQALTLTDTVTLRKRKLPLESMVWLVIGMAVFNQRPLSHIVNLMDIAERSGTPFIAPSSVIQRRQTLGEADVNEVRLAAELTGKTPDNGITLFDKGFYSVGLLHHWRTAGENRHWLLPLKKNTQYEVISKLGRQDRLVRIKTSPQARKQWATLPESITARLLTKTIEGKTREVLTSLTDPMRYPAAEVNALYAHRWEIELGYRETKQGLLGNRWNLRSRLPEMVRQELWGVLLTYNLVRYQMVKMAFMLKGDYLPYQLSFSGTLTEIWRLLIGLPGSSPGAMPGHLKHFYEQAIYLVLPLRRERSYPREIRGRRAKYPLKNNADHLK
- a CDS encoding ABC transporter substrate-binding protein, encoding MKKTGIRFTLAALTLAVASAASANTLVYCSEGSPENFNPQLYTSGTSVDASAVPIYNRLVDFKVGTTELVPSLAERWDISADGRVYTFHLRKGVKFQSNKFFKPSRDFTADDVVFSFMRQKDPQHPYHSVSKGTYANFESLSFGSLIQSIEKVDDHTVRFTLSHAEAPFLADLAWYFASILSAEYADAMLKAGTPERVDMEPIGTGPFELAQYQKDSRILFKAFPAYWEGKAKLDRLIFTITPDASVRYAKLEKNECQVMPFPNPADLPRMKENKDIVLMQKAGLNTGFLSFNTQKAPTDNVKVRQALTMAINKPAIIEAVFQGTGTAAKNLLPPGVWSADSDLKDYDYDPEKAKALLKEAGLVEGTTIELWAMPVQRPYNPNARRMSEMIQADWAKVGVQAKIVTFEWGEYLKRVKSGEHQAALMGWTTATGDPDNFFGPLFTCTATNGGSNSAKWCYAPFDKIITEARASQDHEQRIALYKQAQQMMHDQAPAVMIAHSTIFEPVRKEVTGYEVDPFGKHIFYQVDVKK